CTCATCGACTCCGCTCGACTTGCATGTATTAGGCACGCCGCCAGCGTTCGTCCTGAGCCAGGATCAAACTCTCCATAAAAGTGTTTGACTTGCTCATTTCTTGCTGGCGAGAACATTGCTGTTCTCTATAGTTTTGAAGAACCGAAGTTCTTCACTCACTCGTTGTTCAGTTTTCAAAGATCAAGCTCTTTCGTTGCTCGCCGTATCTACCGGCGACAACTTCTATATCTTATCATTTTCAAACTTTCTTGTCAACAACTTTTTTTGAAGAACTTTTTAATCAATCTCAGTTCATTCCGTGTATAAAATTGTTAGCTGAGTACAAGCAAGCTGCGCTAGGTACTCGTCAAATTTGAAAGTGTTTTTCACCACGTCTCCGTGACAACTTTTATAATATATCATGGAATCAGCTTATTAGCAAGCATTTTCTTTCATTTTTAAAAAAAAATCATTTTATGGATCATTTAGTTACTTGTAACTTTCATCTTCCCTTTACCAATCATTCGATTAACAATCGTATTCCTGTGTTGAAATGAAGCCTTTTTTTGATGTTCATCATCGGTATGTATATAACTTATGAACACATTTCAATGTTGAAAATCATAGAATATTGTCAAGAAAATAAGTGTGCATATTGTTATTTTATTATGTACTGTCCTTCTATTGCTTTGCATAAGAGCATTGTAGGCGAGCGTCTCTTTTTGCACGATGATTACATGATATGGTGTTCTTATTGGCTTTGTAACATGGGTTACCTGTGCGAGGGCTATAGATATAAATGACAAGTCCCTTTAGCATTTGTATTGATCTCTTGTTGCAGTGAGATCTTCTTACTGTCTGCTTTTAGGAGACTTGTCATTTAGGATTAGTTATAGATGTAGATTGGTGAGGAATATAACTGATCGTTTTGAATATCCTGCTATAGAGATTGATTACATATTAGTTTGGATGAATATCACTATAATCGGCGGGTTTCTGTTTATCGGTTGCTAGGAAGTATGAAGCCTTCCTTAGTGTTTGCTACAAAGACCATTACAAGTCATTAGGTTACAAGGTTTCTTGGCTCTTGGCTCTTGGCTCTTGGCTCTTGGCTCTTGGCTCTTGGCTCTTGGCTCTTGGCTCTTGGCTCTTGGCTCTTGGCTCTTGGCTCTTGGCTCTTGGCTCTTGGCTCTTGGCTCTTGAGTTATAGTTCTACCGTATTGTTTAGGTATTGGCTTTGGTTAGGTTGTATTCGTAGCATGGGTACGAGCCTAGAATCCGAACCTGGCAGCCGAGTGCTTGAATTTCTTCCATAGCCGCTTTGAGCAGTATGGAATCCTGTGCTGCTAGTACGTCGATATAGAAATAGTAGTTGCCCAGTTTTTTCTTGGTAGGACGGGATTCGATGCGGGATAGGTTGAGTTTACGCCACGAAAAGGCAGCTAGCACCTGATGCAGTGCACCAGCAAAGTTTTCGGATAGCGTAATGAGCATGCTCGTTTTGACATGATCGGCGTTACGCTCCACTTGAATCGGACGATTTCCAATCAATACGAAGCGAGTATGGTTGTTATCGTGATCGGTAACACGCTCGACCAGTACATCCAGACCGTACTTTTTCGCTCCTAGCGATGTACCGATTGCCGCCAGTCCTTGACCCGGATTCTGACTGACCATTTGTACTGCTTCGGCTGTACTGCCAACATGCTCCAATTCAGCTTTTGGCAATTCACTCCGAATGAATTGATGACATTGCGCCATCGCAACTGGGTGAGACAGTACTTTACGAATACGGCTGTAATCTGGTTGACCGTCTGCGTCGATACATTCAGAGCGGCGTCCGATCAGGTTTTGAATCGAGGGATATACCCATTCCAATTGCATTGGGATGTCCACTTCATGGACAAGCCAATCCATATGCAAGCTTACGGAGCCTTCAATTGTATTTTCGATGGGTATCACGCTATAGTCGGTTTTGCCTTGTACAGTAGATAGGAAAACATCGGCGATCATTTTGTGATGAGTGATCTCTAGCGGTACATCGCCCATAATATGCAGCAAAGCCTCATGAGATACAGAACCTGACGGTAAAGCTGCTATACGAATCATAAACGAACTTCTCCTTTGACAGTATCCATAAATGAATAGGTTTCGGTGTCGTAATAGTATATAACGCCCTCTGTGACGGGTTCAAGCCATAATGTGCTGGCACTGATTCCTTGCGCTTGCATAGTTTCAGTTAGATATTGTGCCAGCTGTTTCTTTCCAGCAGAATGGCGATCCACCAATGCAATCATCGTAGGTCCTGCTCCACTCAATGCGATTCCCAGTGCTCCGTGGGAAACCGCTTCGTCGAGTATTTGCTCCATGCCTGGAATCAATGCTGCTCGATACGGTTGGTGCAAACGATCTTTCATCGCATCGCCAATCAGATCCAGACGACCGGATGATAAGGCCGCTACCAGCAATGAGCTACGGCTAATATTATAGACAGCATCTGCTACTGATAATTGGGCTGGCAGCACTTCACGTGCTTTTGTCGTCGATAGCTGAAAATCGGGGATCACAACAAGCGCCTGTAAATCGGCAGGCGGTGTAATACGAATGCAGTTCGCTTGCTCTCCATTCCAGGTTGCTGCGACAATACCGCCGTATAAAGAAGCGCCGACATTATCGGGGTGCTTTTCAAAGGCTGTTGCCATATTGAGCAATTCCTCATCAGGCAATACGTGACCAGTTAGCGCATTGGCAGCAGCTAGTGCTCCGATCAGTGCAGACGCACTACTACCCAATCCACGAGTCAATGGAATATCCGAGTACATGGTAATCTCCAATTCAGGGATTGAGACACCTGCTTTGCGAAATACGGATTGCGCCATTTTGTAGATCAGATTGCTTTTGTCGGTTGGAATACCGTATAGCTGATCGCCTAGCAGTGTAATATTCGTTTGTTCTGCTTCGCGCATTTCAATCCATGAATATAGCCCAAGCGCCATACCGAGGGTATCAAATCCCGGTCCAAGATTGGCGGTGCTCGCAGGTATCGCGACACGTACTGCATTTCGGCGTTCATATACTTTGTGGGAAGACGGGTTGCTCATCGTTGCATTACTCCTTTAACATCCATGCGTGGTGATGGGTATATATGGAACAAAGCCGGTTTGACTACAAAGTTGGGCATATGCGCCAACTACAGTCGACCGGCTATTTTTAACATTTCATTAGGCAGAAACAGAAGACACTCGTACGATATTAGACCTCGACGCGGTAGACGCTTTTGATCCGTTGAATGACGTCCAGCTGTTCGAAATGTCGCAGTACTTTATTAAAGCTCGCTTTGCTCGCGCGGTGAGTAATAATTACAATCTCTGCATCAGGGTTGGTTTCATTCGGCTGTTGTACAACCGATGCCAAACTGACATCATACTCAGCAAATACTTGCGTAATCTGCGCAAGTACACCCGCTTTATCATCAACATGCAGCAAAATGAAGTTTTTGTAAAATACATCTTCATCCGCCAGCAGTTTCTTCTCTTTGTATGGCACAATCGCTTTAAGACCATTGACACCCAGCTTCAGGTTTTTGATTACAGCGATCAGGTCGGCAACAATGGATGTAGCTGTTGGCAATTCGCCTGCTCCAGCACCGTAGAACATAGTTTCTCCCACTGCTTCGCCGTGAACGAATACGGCATTGAATACACCATTGACCGAGGCAAGTGGGTGCGTTTGCTTGACCATCGTTGGCTGCACACTGATCGCAATATGATCGTTCTGGCTGGAAGCAATACCGAGTAGCTTCATTTCGTAGCCCAGGTTTTTGGCATACGCGATGTCTTCGCGTGTAATGGTAGAAATGCCCTGCACTTCGACGTCGCTCAAATCTACATTCGTACGGAAGCCAAGAGTGCCGAGAATTGCCATTTTGCGTGCGGCATCCAAGCCTTCCACATCGCTAGTTGGATCCGATTCAGCGTAGCCCAGTTCCTGAGCTTCCTTCAGTACCTCTTGATAAGAGACGCCCTCCTGACTCATTTTGCTTAAAATATAGTTGGTTGTTCCGTTTACGATCCCCATGATTTTGACAATTCGGTCGGAAGAAAAGCCTTCGATTAGCGTACGAATAATCGGAATTCCACCCGCTACGCTGGCTTCATAAAAGACATCACATTGCTTTTCCTGTGCCTTTGCCAGAATTTCGGAGCCATGCAGCGCCATCAGATCCTTGTTCGCCGTAACGACATGCTTGCCACGGTCCAGCGCTTCCAGAATATATGATTTGGTCTGATCAATACCGCCCATGACTTCAACGATCACGTCGATCTCTGGATCACGGATAACTTCCCAAGGATCAACAGTCAGCTTGGACGAATCAATCTCGATGCTACGTGCTTTCTCTGCACTGCGAACGGCGATTTTTTCGATAACGATCGGCGAACCGACCTGACTGCTGAGATCCTGTTGATTGCCTTCCAGTATACGCACTACTCCGGTACCGACCGTACCTAATCCCAACAAGCCTACTTTTACTGGTTTCATGTCGTACTCCTCCTCCTGGAACTTTCGTTATGCTCTCTCGTCTGATTCACTAGTATGATGATGTGCTGTTCAGATGGAACGCTATATCCATTTCCACGCTGCTTATTCGTATTATCCCTGCCCGATAATATGGATATGCCGTACACCCGGAACATTCTGCATATCTTCAATCATGACATCCAAATCCTGTGTCAACCGTGTCGTCTCAACCGATAGGACAACGTTCGCTCGTCCCTGCAATGGAATACTTTGATGAATGGTCAGTACATTGCCGCCGTACTCCGCCATCAATCCAAGTACATGCGACAAAATGCCGGAACGATGATCCAGATCAAAGGATACCGTAATGATTCTGTCTTTTTCAAGCCGATTCAATGGATGAATGCCGTCCTTGTATTTGTAAAATGCGCTTCGGCTCAAGCCTACCTTTTCTACCGCTTCATTAATGGTACGCGTATCGCCAGAAGCAAGCAGCTCCTTCACACGCATCGTCTTCAAAACGGCTTCGGGTAAAATGTCTTCCCGTACTAGATAATACTTCTCTTTCACAACGTCCTCTCCTTAAAGACTCGTGTTTTCATATAGTGGACATTATAAAGTAACCTACTATGTCAGGCAACCACTTTTTCCATGAGAAGGCTTACATCAGCTGTAAAAGATAAATCAAGCTTAGATGGGTATAGCCGCTGCTGTTCGTGCGAAGTAAGAACGAAAGGGAACAATGTCGAGAACGCTAATACAAAGAATATGTATATGCGCTTCGACTTCGGGCATATGTTTTTGTGACATTGATCTGAGCTGGTATAGGTCTTTATTGTATTGGTATCTACTATAATATGAGAATTAGAAAATAAAAAAGACCTTACTACCGGATTTGATCCGACATGTAAGGTCTTTTGCATATCTATTGGATGGATATAAAATGGGTCGTTAAGAATTAATAGTAGCTGCTGCCTTCGACGAATTCGAATTCCAGCTCGCCGATGCGTACAAGTGTACCATCTTTGGCACCACGTTTACGCAGTTCGTCGTCTACGCCCATATGACGGAGCGTACGACCCAGCTTGAGGATGGCATCTTCGGTATTCAGCTGCATACGTTTCATCAGGTTTTCGATCTTTTTGCTCTCGACCACAAACGTATCGTTCTCGCGGTGGATAGTAAAGCCCTCGTCCTCTTCTTTTTCCAGACGATATACTTTGCGTTCTGCCACTTCCTGAACTTCTTCAACTGCGACAACCTCTGGCATTTGATCCAGTTGATCGGCAGCTTTGTACAGCAATTCCTGAATGCCCTGACGAGTCAATGAGGAAATCGGTACAATCTGAATATCTGGATGAGCTTCCTGTACCAAACGTGTGAATTCTGGAAGATTCTCTTGCGCTTCTTCCATATCCATTTTGTTCGCCGCTACGATTTGCGGACGATTTGCCAGTTCAGGGTTGTACAGCTTCAGCTCTTCGTTGATTTTTTTCCAATCATCAAACGGTTCGCGACCTTCGGAGCCGGATACATCCACTACATGGATAATGACACGAGTACGTTCAACGTGACGTAGGAATTCGTGTCCTAGACCGATTCCTTCATGCGCACCTTCGATCAGACCCGGTAGATCCGCCATCACGAAGCTACGGTCATCACCTACAGCAACAACACCCAGATTCGGTGTAATCGTTGTAAAATGATATGCGCCGATCTTCGGCTCTGCTGCGGATACCACCGACAACAGCGTCGATTTGCCGACGCTTGGGAAACCGACCAGACCAACATCCGCCATGACTTTCAGCTCCAGAACAATGTTGCGTTCTTCGCCTTCTTCACCGTTTTCCGCCAGATATGGCGCTGGGTTAGCCGGTGTGGAGAAACGGGTATTTCCGCGTCCACCGCGTCCGCCCTTGGCAACCACAATCTCCTGATTATGACGGGTCAAGTCAGCCAGCACTTCCTCGGTATCCGCATCAATAATGATCGTTCCTGGCGGAATACGTACGATCATATCCTCGGCACCTGCACCATGCTGGTTCTTGGTGCGTCCTTTTTCGCCACGTTGGCCTTTAAAGTGACGCTGGTAACGGAAGTCCATCAGCGTACGCAGACCTTCATCTACACGGAAAATCACATCTCCGCCGCGTCCGCCGTCACCGCCGGCAGGTCCGCCGTTTGGCACGTATTTTTCACGACGGAAGGAGATCGTACCGTTACCGCCGTCGCCGCCCTTTACATAAATCTTCGCTTTATCTACAAACATGTGTGCACCTCTATTTTCAAAT
The window above is part of the Paenibacillus sp. JQZ6Y-1 genome. Proteins encoded here:
- a CDS encoding homoserine dehydrogenase, whose translation is MKPVKVGLLGLGTVGTGVVRILEGNQQDLSSQVGSPIVIEKIAVRSAEKARSIEIDSSKLTVDPWEVIRDPEIDVIVEVMGGIDQTKSYILEALDRGKHVVTANKDLMALHGSEILAKAQEKQCDVFYEASVAGGIPIIRTLIEGFSSDRIVKIMGIVNGTTNYILSKMSQEGVSYQEVLKEAQELGYAESDPTSDVEGLDAARKMAILGTLGFRTNVDLSDVEVQGISTITREDIAYAKNLGYEMKLLGIASSQNDHIAISVQPTMVKQTHPLASVNGVFNAVFVHGEAVGETMFYGAGAGELPTATSIVADLIAVIKNLKLGVNGLKAIVPYKEKKLLADEDVFYKNFILLHVDDKAGVLAQITQVFAEYDVSLASVVQQPNETNPDAEIVIITHRASKASFNKVLRHFEQLDVIQRIKSVYRVEV
- the thrB gene encoding homoserine kinase; its protein translation is MSNPSSHKVYERRNAVRVAIPASTANLGPGFDTLGMALGLYSWIEMREAEQTNITLLGDQLYGIPTDKSNLIYKMAQSVFRKAGVSIPELEITMYSDIPLTRGLGSSASALIGALAAANALTGHVLPDEELLNMATAFEKHPDNVGASLYGGIVAATWNGEQANCIRITPPADLQALVVIPDFQLSTTKAREVLPAQLSVADAVYNISRSSLLVAALSSGRLDLIGDAMKDRLHQPYRAALIPGMEQILDEAVSHGALGIALSGAGPTMIALVDRHSAGKKQLAQYLTETMQAQGISASTLWLEPVTEGVIYYYDTETYSFMDTVKGEVRL
- the pheA gene encoding prephenate dehydratase, which codes for MIRIAALPSGSVSHEALLHIMGDVPLEITHHKMIADVFLSTVQGKTDYSVIPIENTIEGSVSLHMDWLVHEVDIPMQLEWVYPSIQNLIGRRSECIDADGQPDYSRIRKVLSHPVAMAQCHQFIRSELPKAELEHVGSTAEAVQMVSQNPGQGLAAIGTSLGAKKYGLDVLVERVTDHDNNHTRFVLIGNRPIQVERNADHVKTSMLITLSENFAGALHQVLAAFSWRKLNLSRIESRPTKKKLGNYYFYIDVLAAQDSILLKAAMEEIQALGCQVRILGSYPCYEYNLTKANT
- a CDS encoding ACT domain-containing protein, producing the protein MKEKYYLVREDILPEAVLKTMRVKELLASGDTRTINEAVEKVGLSRSAFYKYKDGIHPLNRLEKDRIITVSFDLDHRSGILSHVLGLMAEYGGNVLTIHQSIPLQGRANVVLSVETTRLTQDLDVMIEDMQNVPGVRHIHIIGQG
- the obgE gene encoding GTPase ObgE encodes the protein MFVDKAKIYVKGGDGGNGTISFRREKYVPNGGPAGGDGGRGGDVIFRVDEGLRTLMDFRYQRHFKGQRGEKGRTKNQHGAGAEDMIVRIPPGTIIIDADTEEVLADLTRHNQEIVVAKGGRGGRGNTRFSTPANPAPYLAENGEEGEERNIVLELKVMADVGLVGFPSVGKSTLLSVVSAAEPKIGAYHFTTITPNLGVVAVGDDRSFVMADLPGLIEGAHEGIGLGHEFLRHVERTRVIIHVVDVSGSEGREPFDDWKKINEELKLYNPELANRPQIVAANKMDMEEAQENLPEFTRLVQEAHPDIQIVPISSLTRQGIQELLYKAADQLDQMPEVVAVEEVQEVAERKVYRLEKEEDEGFTIHRENDTFVVESKKIENLMKRMQLNTEDAILKLGRTLRHMGVDDELRKRGAKDGTLVRIGELEFEFVEGSSYY